The following are encoded in a window of Oreochromis aureus strain Israel breed Guangdong linkage group 10, ZZ_aureus, whole genome shotgun sequence genomic DNA:
- the LOC116336170 gene encoding serine/threonine-protein kinase 36-like isoform X4, with translation MNSYHVLSPVGEGSFGRVYKGRRKGTGMVVALKVMPKLGRSQNDLQMLKKETEIMRDLRHPNIVQLFDSFETETELVSALYYLHSYRILHRDMKPENILLEKSGVVKLCDFGLARAMSVSTLVLTSIKGTPLYMSPELVEGKPYDHTADLWSLGCILYELHTGAPPFYTNSIFKLVQLVVKAQVKWPDTMSSTCTSFLKGLLTKDPQKRLSWPDLLHHPFVADGVLVLPHTNVSGPLTVKPSPDVLALKLQQVAEKTVPASGESRLLQKVREQTDNCSKRKPPGSDSAKKNKDERKNGAMAAAMSRRVHNPKPSRGDVSVTSGQLDRRKHRSKEIRPRLVQRCSKKSQATLRLQDVNNKEYWENLAQLSDPSRQKREILDYSVVIPQIKSKIQAFKAQLKGGMVKEVKQIQQPMRVLHNLLVIAEVEKLNHVGLELGLPRVLFGLIQDTVDSSDFIKHQQSIPVLQEMITVILIYWEKNCAWVRQEQSLEEFTKSFKTILSQPSLSRLVPLAACVLSLFTQHNVDVEVDVEHLTSLLKTLVLDPCEPHISPPSGWGLCDGLLSLFLDALNEHENGPLPSGLNPAFFLNLWKKIGTCLEGATSDSDFCSANGLYSFLSALLFAFCKDAYLCIPLFCDDGSECVYALGRLLGTDCLNLFAKGNPGRPRLDLSHNTLSTLSCHLLCFPFALDLPPHTMSTVLQLYDSCGIVTSLLQVIQTIPLQLLELPLSLLSRLLLCDPHRLIDHLTKAASSFFSPSWDDQLPASSHQSPPTRTASSLLLELLHLEILWEAAVELLTLLSQIARCPSCPLQLYVETSVLQHALTHSYEQIRAATCRFLGNLDPFRPLTQCALQPDIFKAMINCLNDSCVPVRQVACRAVGNWLGYIAAGLHMDTPSEKGIYRESWCIENQQNKQRYSDTEAASDLETIREQRIEEEVERRWTHEARRTVAMLVSLICDPDALIRRHCCAALGNLLNVDGAVSLLLEENVPGLLLRTACTDSHSAVRKAAIGSLYLYSQQDAMHQVLMSLDASKKLVQASHHAPPQCDYQRLIGQLTPPEESAA, from the exons ATGAACTCCTATCACGTTTTGTCGCCGGTGGGAGAGGGCTCATTTGGACGGGTTTACAAGGGAAGAAGAAAGGGTACCGGTATG GTGGTGGCTCTAAAGGTCATGCCAAAGCTGGGTCGCTCTCAAAATGACCTTCAAAtgctaaaaaaagaaactgaaataatGAGAGACCTTCGGCATCCCAATATTGTCCAGCTCTTTGACAGTTTTGAGACAGAAACAGAG CTGGTCTCTGCTCTGTACTATTTACATTCCTATCGCATTCTTCACCGTGACATGAAACCCGAAAACATCCTGCTAGAAAAAAGCGGTGTGGTGAAGCTCTGCGACTTTGG GTTGGCCAGAGCGATGAGCGTCTCCACCTTAGTGCTGACTTCTATCAAGGGAACGCCGCTGTACATGTCCCCTGAGCTGGTGGAGGGGAAACCATATGACCACACTGCTGATCTCTGGTCTTTGGGATGCATCCTTTATGAACTCCACACGGGGGCGCCTCCGTTCTACACCAACTCCATCTTCAAGCTAGTGCAGCTCGTTGTGAAAGCCCAAGTGAAATGGCCAGACACCATGAGCAGCACTTGCACG AGCTTCCTGAAAGGCTTGTTGACCAAAGACCCCCAGAAACGGTTGTCATGGCCTGACCTCTTGCACCATCCCTTTGTTGCTGATGGTGTTCTAG TGTTGCCACACACAAATGTGTCCGGCCCTTTGACGGTAAAACCCAGCCCTGACGTGCTGGCGTTGAAACTCCAGCAAGTGGCAGAGAAGACTGTACCGGCTTCTGGAGAAAGCAGATTGTTGCAAAAGGTCAGGGAACAAACAGACAACTGCAGTAAGAGGAAACCACCAGGAAGTGACAGTGCCAAa AAAAATAAGGATGAAAGGAAAAATGGTGCGATGGCAGCAGCAATGTCCCGTAGAGTGCACAACCCCAAGCCCTCCCGTGGCGACGTGTCTGTTACCTCTGGTCAGCTGGATCGAAGAAAACACAGGTCTAAAGAGATCAGGCCACGACTTGTACAGAGATGCAGTAAGAAAAGCCAGGCCACACTGCGACTGCAG GATGTAAACAACAAGGAATACTGGGAGAATCTGGCCCAACTATCAGATCCCAGCAGACAAAAGAGAGAGATATTAGATTACAGTGTCGTTATACCTCAGATTAAATCCAAGATCCAGGCATTTAAAGCTCAG CTAAAAGGGGGCATGGTAAAAGAAGTTAAGCAGATTCAGCAACCAATGAGGGTCCTACATAATCTGCTTGTGATTGCTGAGGTTGAGAAGTTGAACCACGTTGGCCTTGAACTTGGACTACCCCGTGTCCTCTTTGGCCTGATCCAGGATACTGTAGACAGCTCAGATTTCATTAAG CACCAGCAGAGTATCCCCGTCCTGCAAGAAATGATCACAGTGATCCTGATCTACTGGGAGAAGAACTGTGCCTGGGTGAGACAAGAACAAAG CTTGGAAGAGTTCACCAAGTCCTTCAAAACAATTCTTAGTCAACCAAGTCTCAGTCGTCTGGTC CCTCTGGCTGCTTGTGTTTTGTCTCTCTTCACACAACACAATGTTGATGTCGAAGTTGATGTGGAGCATCTAACATCCTTGCTGAAAACTCTGGTCTTGGACCCATGTGAG CCCCACATTTCTCCACCCTCTGGTTGGGGACTCTGTGATGGCCTGCTGTCTTTGTTCCTAGATGCACTTAATGAG CATGAGAATGGCCCTTTGCCCTCGGGTTTAAATCCAGCTTTCTTTCTGAATCTGTGGAAAAAGATCGGTACTTGCCTTGAAGGTGCAACATCAGACTCTGACTTCTGTTCAGCAAATG ggCTGTATTCCTTTCTCTCTGCTTTGCTGTTTGCCTTCTGCAAGGATGCATATTTGTGCATTCCTCTGTTTTGTGATGATGGATCAGAATGTGTGTACGCTCTTGGTCGCCTGCTGGGCACCGACTG TCTTAATTTGTTTGCCAAGGGCAATCCTGGGAGACCCAGGTTGGATCTGAGTCACAACACTTTATCCACACTGAGCTGCCACTTGTTATGTTTTCCATTCGCCCTGGACCTGCCTCCACACACCATGTCCACAGTTCTCCAGTTGTATGACAGCTGTGGTATTGTTACAAGCCTCCTGCAG GTAATTCAAACCATTCCTCTTCAGCTACTGGAgctgcctctctcccttctgagcCGCTTGCTCCTGTGTGATCCCCACCGCTTGATTGACCACCTCACAAAAGCAGCTTCTTCCTTTTTCTCGCCATCCTGGGATGACCAGCTCCCTGCCTCCAGCCATCAGAGTCCTCCAACCAGGACTGCCAGCTCTCTGCTCCTCGAACTTCTGCATCTGGAAATTCTGTGGGAAGCTGCTGTGGAGCTCCTCACTCTATTGTCTCAGATAGCCCGTTGTCCCTCCTGCCCCCTGCAACTTTATGTAGAAACCTCAGTGCTGCAGCATGCACTGACTCACTCCTATGAGCAGATCAGGGCTGCCACGTGTAGATTTTTAGGAAATTTGGATCCATTCAGGCCTCTAACACAATGTGCCCTCCAACCTGACATTTTCAAAGCCATGATAAACTGTCTTAATGATTCCTGCGTGCCTGTCCGGCAGGTGGCTTGCAGGGCGGTTGGGAACTGGTTGGGCTATATTGCAGCTGGTCTACATATGGACACACCCAGTGAGAAGGGGATATATAGAGAGAGTTGGTGCAtagaaaaccaacaaaataaacaGAGGTACTCAGATACTGAGGCAGCAAGTGATCTGGAAACAATAAGAGAGCAGAGAatagaggaggaggtggagaggaggtGGACACATGAAGCCAGGAGGACCGTGGCAATGCTGGTATCTCTAATCTGTGATCCTGATGCCCTCATACGTCGTCACTGCTGCGCTGCCCTGGGAAACCTGCTAAATGTTGATGGAGCCGTATCCTTGTTACTGGAGGAAAATGTGCCCGGCTTACTTCTAAGAACTGCATGCACAGATTCCCATAGTGCAGTGAGAAAAGCTGCCATAGGATCTTTATACCTGTACAGCCAGCAGGATGCCATGCATCAG GTCCTGATGTCTCTTGATGCCAGTAAGAAGCTTGTTCAGGCTTCACACCATGCTCCTCCACAGTGTGACTATCAGCGGCTCATTGGACAGCTGACTCCACCAGAAGAGTCAGCAGCTTAA
- the LOC116336170 gene encoding serine/threonine-protein kinase 36-like isoform X5, whose product MNSYHVLSPVGEGSFGRVYKGRRKGTGMVVALKVMPKLGRSQNDLQMLKKETEIMRDLRHPNIVQLFDSFETETELVIVTEYAEGQLSQILEDDGNLPESQVREIACQLVSALYYLHSYRILHRDMKPENILLEKSGVVKLCDFGLARAMSVSTLVLTSIKGTPLYMSPELVEGKPYDHTADLWSLGCILYELHTGAPPFYTNSIFKLVQLVVKAQVKWPDTMSSTCTSFLKGLLTKDPQKRLSWPDLLHHPFVADGVLVLPHTNVSGPLTVKPSPDVLALKLQQVAEKTVPASGESRLLQKVREQTDNCSKRKPPGSDSAKKNKDERKNGAMAAAMSRRVHNPKPSRGDVSVTSGQLDRRKHRSKEIRPRLVQRCSKKSQATLRLQLKGGMVKEVKQIQQPMRVLHNLLVIAEVEKLNHVGLELGLPRVLFGLIQDTVDSSDFIKHQQSIPVLQEMITVILIYWEKNCAWVRQEQSLEEFTKSFKTILSQPSLSRLVPLAACVLSLFTQHNVDVEVDVEHLTSLLKTLVLDPCEPHISPPSGWGLCDGLLSLFLDALNEHENGPLPSGLNPAFFLNLWKKIGTCLEGATSDSDFCSANGLYSFLSALLFAFCKDAYLCIPLFCDDGSECVYALGRLLGTDCLNLFAKGNPGRPRLDLSHNTLSTLSCHLLCFPFALDLPPHTMSTVLQLYDSCGIVTSLLQVIQTIPLQLLELPLSLLSRLLLCDPHRLIDHLTKAASSFFSPSWDDQLPASSHQSPPTRTASSLLLELLHLEILWEAAVELLTLLSQIARCPSCPLQLYVETSVLQHALTHSYEQIRAATCRFLGNLDPFRPLTQCALQPDIFKAMINCLNDSCVPVRQVACRAVGNWLGYIAAGLHMDTPSEKGIYRESWCIENQQNKQRYSDTEAASDLETIREQRIEEEVERRWTHEARRTVAMLVSLICDPDALIRRHCCAALGNLLNVDGAVSLLLEENVPGLLLRTACTDSHSAVRKAAIGSLYLYSQQDAMHQVLMSLDASKKLVQASHHAPPQCDYQRLIGQLTPPEESAA is encoded by the exons ATGAACTCCTATCACGTTTTGTCGCCGGTGGGAGAGGGCTCATTTGGACGGGTTTACAAGGGAAGAAGAAAGGGTACCGGTATG GTGGTGGCTCTAAAGGTCATGCCAAAGCTGGGTCGCTCTCAAAATGACCTTCAAAtgctaaaaaaagaaactgaaataatGAGAGACCTTCGGCATCCCAATATTGTCCAGCTCTTTGACAGTTTTGAGACAGAAACAGAG CTTGTGATTGTCACTGAGTACGCAGAGGGCCAGTTGTCCCAGATCCTTGAGGATGATGGAAACTTACCAGAGAGCCAG GTCCGTGAGATTGCCTGCCAGCTGGTCTCTGCTCTGTACTATTTACATTCCTATCGCATTCTTCACCGTGACATGAAACCCGAAAACATCCTGCTAGAAAAAAGCGGTGTGGTGAAGCTCTGCGACTTTGG GTTGGCCAGAGCGATGAGCGTCTCCACCTTAGTGCTGACTTCTATCAAGGGAACGCCGCTGTACATGTCCCCTGAGCTGGTGGAGGGGAAACCATATGACCACACTGCTGATCTCTGGTCTTTGGGATGCATCCTTTATGAACTCCACACGGGGGCGCCTCCGTTCTACACCAACTCCATCTTCAAGCTAGTGCAGCTCGTTGTGAAAGCCCAAGTGAAATGGCCAGACACCATGAGCAGCACTTGCACG AGCTTCCTGAAAGGCTTGTTGACCAAAGACCCCCAGAAACGGTTGTCATGGCCTGACCTCTTGCACCATCCCTTTGTTGCTGATGGTGTTCTAG TGTTGCCACACACAAATGTGTCCGGCCCTTTGACGGTAAAACCCAGCCCTGACGTGCTGGCGTTGAAACTCCAGCAAGTGGCAGAGAAGACTGTACCGGCTTCTGGAGAAAGCAGATTGTTGCAAAAGGTCAGGGAACAAACAGACAACTGCAGTAAGAGGAAACCACCAGGAAGTGACAGTGCCAAa AAAAATAAGGATGAAAGGAAAAATGGTGCGATGGCAGCAGCAATGTCCCGTAGAGTGCACAACCCCAAGCCCTCCCGTGGCGACGTGTCTGTTACCTCTGGTCAGCTGGATCGAAGAAAACACAGGTCTAAAGAGATCAGGCCACGACTTGTACAGAGATGCAGTAAGAAAAGCCAGGCCACACTGCGACTGCAG CTAAAAGGGGGCATGGTAAAAGAAGTTAAGCAGATTCAGCAACCAATGAGGGTCCTACATAATCTGCTTGTGATTGCTGAGGTTGAGAAGTTGAACCACGTTGGCCTTGAACTTGGACTACCCCGTGTCCTCTTTGGCCTGATCCAGGATACTGTAGACAGCTCAGATTTCATTAAG CACCAGCAGAGTATCCCCGTCCTGCAAGAAATGATCACAGTGATCCTGATCTACTGGGAGAAGAACTGTGCCTGGGTGAGACAAGAACAAAG CTTGGAAGAGTTCACCAAGTCCTTCAAAACAATTCTTAGTCAACCAAGTCTCAGTCGTCTGGTC CCTCTGGCTGCTTGTGTTTTGTCTCTCTTCACACAACACAATGTTGATGTCGAAGTTGATGTGGAGCATCTAACATCCTTGCTGAAAACTCTGGTCTTGGACCCATGTGAG CCCCACATTTCTCCACCCTCTGGTTGGGGACTCTGTGATGGCCTGCTGTCTTTGTTCCTAGATGCACTTAATGAG CATGAGAATGGCCCTTTGCCCTCGGGTTTAAATCCAGCTTTCTTTCTGAATCTGTGGAAAAAGATCGGTACTTGCCTTGAAGGTGCAACATCAGACTCTGACTTCTGTTCAGCAAATG ggCTGTATTCCTTTCTCTCTGCTTTGCTGTTTGCCTTCTGCAAGGATGCATATTTGTGCATTCCTCTGTTTTGTGATGATGGATCAGAATGTGTGTACGCTCTTGGTCGCCTGCTGGGCACCGACTG TCTTAATTTGTTTGCCAAGGGCAATCCTGGGAGACCCAGGTTGGATCTGAGTCACAACACTTTATCCACACTGAGCTGCCACTTGTTATGTTTTCCATTCGCCCTGGACCTGCCTCCACACACCATGTCCACAGTTCTCCAGTTGTATGACAGCTGTGGTATTGTTACAAGCCTCCTGCAG GTAATTCAAACCATTCCTCTTCAGCTACTGGAgctgcctctctcccttctgagcCGCTTGCTCCTGTGTGATCCCCACCGCTTGATTGACCACCTCACAAAAGCAGCTTCTTCCTTTTTCTCGCCATCCTGGGATGACCAGCTCCCTGCCTCCAGCCATCAGAGTCCTCCAACCAGGACTGCCAGCTCTCTGCTCCTCGAACTTCTGCATCTGGAAATTCTGTGGGAAGCTGCTGTGGAGCTCCTCACTCTATTGTCTCAGATAGCCCGTTGTCCCTCCTGCCCCCTGCAACTTTATGTAGAAACCTCAGTGCTGCAGCATGCACTGACTCACTCCTATGAGCAGATCAGGGCTGCCACGTGTAGATTTTTAGGAAATTTGGATCCATTCAGGCCTCTAACACAATGTGCCCTCCAACCTGACATTTTCAAAGCCATGATAAACTGTCTTAATGATTCCTGCGTGCCTGTCCGGCAGGTGGCTTGCAGGGCGGTTGGGAACTGGTTGGGCTATATTGCAGCTGGTCTACATATGGACACACCCAGTGAGAAGGGGATATATAGAGAGAGTTGGTGCAtagaaaaccaacaaaataaacaGAGGTACTCAGATACTGAGGCAGCAAGTGATCTGGAAACAATAAGAGAGCAGAGAatagaggaggaggtggagaggaggtGGACACATGAAGCCAGGAGGACCGTGGCAATGCTGGTATCTCTAATCTGTGATCCTGATGCCCTCATACGTCGTCACTGCTGCGCTGCCCTGGGAAACCTGCTAAATGTTGATGGAGCCGTATCCTTGTTACTGGAGGAAAATGTGCCCGGCTTACTTCTAAGAACTGCATGCACAGATTCCCATAGTGCAGTGAGAAAAGCTGCCATAGGATCTTTATACCTGTACAGCCAGCAGGATGCCATGCATCAG GTCCTGATGTCTCTTGATGCCAGTAAGAAGCTTGTTCAGGCTTCACACCATGCTCCTCCACAGTGTGACTATCAGCGGCTCATTGGACAGCTGACTCCACCAGAAGAGTCAGCAGCTTAA
- the LOC116336170 gene encoding serine/threonine-protein kinase 36-like isoform X1 — translation MNSYHVLSPVGEGSFGRVYKGRRKGTGMVVALKVMPKLGRSQNDLQMLKKETEIMRDLRHPNIVQLFDSFETETELVIVTEYAEGQLSQILEDDGNLPESQVREIACQLVSALYYLHSYRILHRDMKPENILLEKSGVVKLCDFGLARAMSVSTLVLTSIKGTPLYMSPELVEGKPYDHTADLWSLGCILYELHTGAPPFYTNSIFKLVQLVVKAQVKWPDTMSSTCTSFLKGLLTKDPQKRLSWPDLLHHPFVADGVLVLPHTNVSGPLTVKPSPDVLALKLQQVAEKTVPASGESRLLQKVREQTDNCSKRKPPGSDSAKKNKDERKNGAMAAAMSRRVHNPKPSRGDVSVTSGQLDRRKHRSKEIRPRLVQRCSKKSQATLRLQDVNNKEYWENLAQLSDPSRQKREILDYSVVIPQIKSKIQAFKAQLKGGMVKEVKQIQQPMRVLHNLLVIAEVEKLNHVGLELGLPRVLFGLIQDTVDSSDFIKHQQSIPVLQEMITVILIYWEKNCAWVRQEQSLEEFTKSFKTILSQPSLSRLVPLAACVLSLFTQHNVDVEVDVEHLTSLLKTLVLDPCEPHISPPSGWGLCDGLLSLFLDALNEHENGPLPSGLNPAFFLNLWKKIGTCLEGATSDSDFCSANGLYSFLSALLFAFCKDAYLCIPLFCDDGSECVYALGRLLGTDCLNLFAKGNPGRPRLDLSHNTLSTLSCHLLCFPFALDLPPHTMSTVLQLYDSCGIVTSLLQVIQTIPLQLLELPLSLLSRLLLCDPHRLIDHLTKAASSFFSPSWDDQLPASSHQSPPTRTASSLLLELLHLEILWEAAVELLTLLSQIARCPSCPLQLYVETSVLQHALTHSYEQIRAATCRFLGNLDPFRPLTQCALQPDIFKAMINCLNDSCVPVRQVACRAVGNWLGYIAAGLHMDTPSEKGIYRESWCIENQQNKQRYSDTEAASDLETIREQRIEEEVERRWTHEARRTVAMLVSLICDPDALIRRHCCAALGNLLNVDGAVSLLLEENVPGLLLRTACTDSHSAVRKAAIGSLYLYSQQDAMHQVLMSLDASKKLVQASHHAPPQCDYQRLIGQLTPPEESAA, via the exons ATGAACTCCTATCACGTTTTGTCGCCGGTGGGAGAGGGCTCATTTGGACGGGTTTACAAGGGAAGAAGAAAGGGTACCGGTATG GTGGTGGCTCTAAAGGTCATGCCAAAGCTGGGTCGCTCTCAAAATGACCTTCAAAtgctaaaaaaagaaactgaaataatGAGAGACCTTCGGCATCCCAATATTGTCCAGCTCTTTGACAGTTTTGAGACAGAAACAGAG CTTGTGATTGTCACTGAGTACGCAGAGGGCCAGTTGTCCCAGATCCTTGAGGATGATGGAAACTTACCAGAGAGCCAG GTCCGTGAGATTGCCTGCCAGCTGGTCTCTGCTCTGTACTATTTACATTCCTATCGCATTCTTCACCGTGACATGAAACCCGAAAACATCCTGCTAGAAAAAAGCGGTGTGGTGAAGCTCTGCGACTTTGG GTTGGCCAGAGCGATGAGCGTCTCCACCTTAGTGCTGACTTCTATCAAGGGAACGCCGCTGTACATGTCCCCTGAGCTGGTGGAGGGGAAACCATATGACCACACTGCTGATCTCTGGTCTTTGGGATGCATCCTTTATGAACTCCACACGGGGGCGCCTCCGTTCTACACCAACTCCATCTTCAAGCTAGTGCAGCTCGTTGTGAAAGCCCAAGTGAAATGGCCAGACACCATGAGCAGCACTTGCACG AGCTTCCTGAAAGGCTTGTTGACCAAAGACCCCCAGAAACGGTTGTCATGGCCTGACCTCTTGCACCATCCCTTTGTTGCTGATGGTGTTCTAG TGTTGCCACACACAAATGTGTCCGGCCCTTTGACGGTAAAACCCAGCCCTGACGTGCTGGCGTTGAAACTCCAGCAAGTGGCAGAGAAGACTGTACCGGCTTCTGGAGAAAGCAGATTGTTGCAAAAGGTCAGGGAACAAACAGACAACTGCAGTAAGAGGAAACCACCAGGAAGTGACAGTGCCAAa AAAAATAAGGATGAAAGGAAAAATGGTGCGATGGCAGCAGCAATGTCCCGTAGAGTGCACAACCCCAAGCCCTCCCGTGGCGACGTGTCTGTTACCTCTGGTCAGCTGGATCGAAGAAAACACAGGTCTAAAGAGATCAGGCCACGACTTGTACAGAGATGCAGTAAGAAAAGCCAGGCCACACTGCGACTGCAG GATGTAAACAACAAGGAATACTGGGAGAATCTGGCCCAACTATCAGATCCCAGCAGACAAAAGAGAGAGATATTAGATTACAGTGTCGTTATACCTCAGATTAAATCCAAGATCCAGGCATTTAAAGCTCAG CTAAAAGGGGGCATGGTAAAAGAAGTTAAGCAGATTCAGCAACCAATGAGGGTCCTACATAATCTGCTTGTGATTGCTGAGGTTGAGAAGTTGAACCACGTTGGCCTTGAACTTGGACTACCCCGTGTCCTCTTTGGCCTGATCCAGGATACTGTAGACAGCTCAGATTTCATTAAG CACCAGCAGAGTATCCCCGTCCTGCAAGAAATGATCACAGTGATCCTGATCTACTGGGAGAAGAACTGTGCCTGGGTGAGACAAGAACAAAG CTTGGAAGAGTTCACCAAGTCCTTCAAAACAATTCTTAGTCAACCAAGTCTCAGTCGTCTGGTC CCTCTGGCTGCTTGTGTTTTGTCTCTCTTCACACAACACAATGTTGATGTCGAAGTTGATGTGGAGCATCTAACATCCTTGCTGAAAACTCTGGTCTTGGACCCATGTGAG CCCCACATTTCTCCACCCTCTGGTTGGGGACTCTGTGATGGCCTGCTGTCTTTGTTCCTAGATGCACTTAATGAG CATGAGAATGGCCCTTTGCCCTCGGGTTTAAATCCAGCTTTCTTTCTGAATCTGTGGAAAAAGATCGGTACTTGCCTTGAAGGTGCAACATCAGACTCTGACTTCTGTTCAGCAAATG ggCTGTATTCCTTTCTCTCTGCTTTGCTGTTTGCCTTCTGCAAGGATGCATATTTGTGCATTCCTCTGTTTTGTGATGATGGATCAGAATGTGTGTACGCTCTTGGTCGCCTGCTGGGCACCGACTG TCTTAATTTGTTTGCCAAGGGCAATCCTGGGAGACCCAGGTTGGATCTGAGTCACAACACTTTATCCACACTGAGCTGCCACTTGTTATGTTTTCCATTCGCCCTGGACCTGCCTCCACACACCATGTCCACAGTTCTCCAGTTGTATGACAGCTGTGGTATTGTTACAAGCCTCCTGCAG GTAATTCAAACCATTCCTCTTCAGCTACTGGAgctgcctctctcccttctgagcCGCTTGCTCCTGTGTGATCCCCACCGCTTGATTGACCACCTCACAAAAGCAGCTTCTTCCTTTTTCTCGCCATCCTGGGATGACCAGCTCCCTGCCTCCAGCCATCAGAGTCCTCCAACCAGGACTGCCAGCTCTCTGCTCCTCGAACTTCTGCATCTGGAAATTCTGTGGGAAGCTGCTGTGGAGCTCCTCACTCTATTGTCTCAGATAGCCCGTTGTCCCTCCTGCCCCCTGCAACTTTATGTAGAAACCTCAGTGCTGCAGCATGCACTGACTCACTCCTATGAGCAGATCAGGGCTGCCACGTGTAGATTTTTAGGAAATTTGGATCCATTCAGGCCTCTAACACAATGTGCCCTCCAACCTGACATTTTCAAAGCCATGATAAACTGTCTTAATGATTCCTGCGTGCCTGTCCGGCAGGTGGCTTGCAGGGCGGTTGGGAACTGGTTGGGCTATATTGCAGCTGGTCTACATATGGACACACCCAGTGAGAAGGGGATATATAGAGAGAGTTGGTGCAtagaaaaccaacaaaataaacaGAGGTACTCAGATACTGAGGCAGCAAGTGATCTGGAAACAATAAGAGAGCAGAGAatagaggaggaggtggagaggaggtGGACACATGAAGCCAGGAGGACCGTGGCAATGCTGGTATCTCTAATCTGTGATCCTGATGCCCTCATACGTCGTCACTGCTGCGCTGCCCTGGGAAACCTGCTAAATGTTGATGGAGCCGTATCCTTGTTACTGGAGGAAAATGTGCCCGGCTTACTTCTAAGAACTGCATGCACAGATTCCCATAGTGCAGTGAGAAAAGCTGCCATAGGATCTTTATACCTGTACAGCCAGCAGGATGCCATGCATCAG GTCCTGATGTCTCTTGATGCCAGTAAGAAGCTTGTTCAGGCTTCACACCATGCTCCTCCACAGTGTGACTATCAGCGGCTCATTGGACAGCTGACTCCACCAGAAGAGTCAGCAGCTTAA